One genomic region from Amycolatopsis sp. FBCC-B4732 encodes:
- a CDS encoding acyl-CoA dehydrogenase family protein has translation MAQLQLFGGNGYVAEYRVEQLARDAKSLMIYAGSNLRRLGRPA, from the coding sequence GTGGCCCAGCTGCAGTTGTTCGGGGGCAACGGGTACGTGGCCGAGTACCGGGTGGAGCAGCTCGCGCGGGACGCGAAGTCGTTGATGATCTACGCCGGGAGCAACCTGAGGCGGCTGGGCCGTCCGGCGTAG
- a CDS encoding MaoC/PaaZ C-terminal domain-containing protein, whose product MKFDPAGLGKWTEPVRFDVTRERLAEYAAATNDPIPAHRACDVASPVFAIVPVFQSLLEPALEVVPPSLFGRVLHGEQDFRFHRPIRPGDALVSRAKMTGYEGLPKGTRATVYLECRSVSGELVNEQHVTFFVRGFDTGEQRGTLGPAHRFTDALRSQAPVAKVSQHVDDDQTHRYGPAAGDPMPIHLDEEVAKAAGLPGIIAHGLCTMAFTSWAVLTEVAGADVTRLRRLAVRFASPVLPGRDLSTAIWAAGSGSYAFETTMGDTLVIKDGLAEIGEN is encoded by the coding sequence GTGAAGTTCGACCCGGCCGGGCTCGGCAAGTGGACCGAACCGGTGCGGTTCGACGTCACGCGCGAGCGGCTCGCCGAGTACGCGGCGGCGACGAACGACCCGATCCCGGCCCACCGCGCGTGCGACGTCGCGAGCCCGGTGTTCGCGATCGTGCCGGTGTTCCAGTCGCTGCTGGAGCCGGCGCTGGAGGTCGTGCCGCCGTCGCTGTTCGGGCGGGTGCTGCACGGCGAGCAGGACTTCCGCTTCCACCGACCGATCCGGCCCGGCGATGCGCTGGTGTCGCGCGCCAAGATGACCGGCTACGAGGGCCTGCCGAAGGGCACGCGGGCGACCGTGTACCTCGAATGCCGGTCGGTTTCCGGGGAGCTGGTCAACGAGCAGCACGTGACGTTCTTCGTGCGCGGTTTCGACACCGGCGAGCAGCGCGGCACCCTCGGGCCGGCGCACCGGTTCACCGACGCCCTGCGCTCGCAGGCGCCGGTGGCGAAGGTGAGCCAGCACGTCGACGACGACCAGACCCACCGCTACGGCCCGGCGGCCGGCGACCCGATGCCGATCCACCTCGACGAGGAGGTCGCGAAGGCGGCCGGGCTGCCGGGGATCATCGCGCACGGGCTGTGCACGATGGCGTTCACGTCGTGGGCGGTGCTGACCGAAGTCGCGGGCGCCGACGTGACCCGGCTGCGGCGGCTGGCCGTCCGGTTCGCCTCGCCGGTGCTGCCCGGCCGCGACCTGTCGACGGCGATCTGGGCGGCGGGTTCCGGTTCGTACGCCTTCGAAACGACCATGGGCGACACCTTGGTGATCAAGGACGGCCTCGCCGAGATCGGAGAGAACTGA
- a CDS encoding SRPBCC family protein produces the protein MGRISATVELPAAPDEVWAEFSNPNNFEKWLTIHTKWKGDVPAEFSRGSQVSEVVTMLGMANTITWTVDEYDAPNRLVISGTGMAGVKISFSLSVAAAGAGSAATIDAEFAGQMIVGALGKAVEKDGKKNLDESLEKFKALVA, from the coding sequence ATGGGCCGGATCAGCGCGACCGTCGAACTGCCCGCCGCGCCGGACGAGGTGTGGGCGGAGTTTTCGAACCCGAACAACTTCGAGAAGTGGCTGACCATCCACACGAAGTGGAAGGGGGACGTCCCCGCGGAGTTCTCCCGGGGTTCGCAGGTGTCCGAAGTGGTCACCATGCTCGGGATGGCGAACACCATCACGTGGACCGTCGACGAGTACGACGCCCCGAACCGGCTGGTCATCTCCGGCACGGGCATGGCCGGGGTGAAGATCAGCTTCTCGCTTTCGGTGGCGGCGGCCGGGGCCGGCTCGGCGGCGACCATCGACGCGGAGTTCGCCGGCCAGATGATCGTCGGCGCGCTCGGCAAGGCCGTGGAGAAGGACGGGAAGAAGAACCTCGACGAGTCGCTCGAGAAGTTCAAGGCGCTGGTCGCGTGA
- a CDS encoding family 1 glycosylhydrolase, with product MRRGVVFVVVALLAGLLAGAAPAVAAPAFFWGVATSGYQSEGSAPDSNWRRYEQAKTSSIKEPYRDAVDFRHRYAEDIERAKQLGVNVFRFSVEWARIEPRPGQVDETELAYYDDVVRRVVAAGMRPMITLDHWVYPGWVADQGGWDSDRTVEAWLVNARRVVDRYQGLGAIWITINEPTVYLQNETTNGGLAGWKLPWAQARLVTVHRAAYDLIHSLDPGALVSSNTAYIPAAQGILDASFLDRVRDKLDFAGLDYYYGASLDNLSAVHAASGEFWKVTPQPDGIYYALRYYARKFPDLPLYVVENGMPTDNGNARPDGYTRSDHLRDHIYWVQRAKADGMNVIGYNYWSLTDNYEWGSYQPRFGLYTVDASSDPALTRRPTDAVAAYRQLIAGHGVPAGYTPVRPPGFCSVVDGLGSCLDPARYPGPVAPLG from the coding sequence ATGCGGCGCGGAGTGGTTTTCGTGGTGGTGGCCCTGCTGGCGGGCCTGCTCGCCGGGGCGGCGCCCGCGGTCGCGGCGCCGGCGTTCTTCTGGGGCGTCGCGACCTCGGGGTACCAGTCGGAAGGCTCCGCGCCCGACAGCAACTGGCGCCGCTACGAGCAGGCGAAGACGTCGTCGATCAAGGAGCCCTACCGCGACGCCGTCGACTTCCGGCACCGCTACGCCGAGGACATCGAGCGCGCGAAGCAGCTCGGCGTGAACGTGTTCCGCTTCAGTGTCGAGTGGGCGCGCATCGAGCCGCGCCCCGGCCAGGTCGACGAGACCGAGCTCGCGTACTACGACGACGTCGTGCGCCGCGTCGTGGCCGCGGGGATGCGGCCGATGATCACCCTCGACCACTGGGTCTACCCGGGCTGGGTCGCCGACCAGGGCGGCTGGGATTCCGACCGCACCGTCGAGGCCTGGCTCGTCAACGCCCGCCGCGTCGTGGACCGGTACCAGGGGCTCGGCGCGATCTGGATCACGATCAACGAGCCGACCGTCTACCTGCAGAACGAAACCACCAACGGCGGGCTCGCCGGGTGGAAGCTGCCGTGGGCGCAGGCGCGGCTGGTGACGGTGCACCGCGCGGCCTACGACCTGATCCATTCGCTGGACCCGGGTGCGCTCGTGTCCAGCAACACCGCCTACATCCCGGCCGCGCAGGGCATCCTGGACGCGTCGTTCCTCGACCGGGTGCGCGACAAGCTCGACTTCGCCGGCCTCGACTACTACTACGGCGCGAGCCTCGACAACCTCAGCGCCGTCCACGCGGCGAGCGGGGAGTTCTGGAAGGTGACGCCGCAGCCGGACGGCATCTACTACGCCCTGCGGTACTACGCGCGGAAGTTCCCGGACCTGCCGCTCTACGTCGTGGAAAACGGGATGCCGACCGACAACGGCAACGCGCGCCCCGACGGCTACACGCGCTCGGACCACCTGCGCGACCACATCTACTGGGTGCAGCGCGCGAAGGCCGACGGCATGAACGTCATCGGCTACAACTACTGGAGCCTCACCGACAACTACGAGTGGGGCAGCTACCAGCCGCGGTTCGGGCTGTACACAGTGGACGCTTCGAGTGACCCGGCGCTGACCCGGCGGCCCACCGACGCCGTCGCGGCCTACCGGCAGCTGATCGCCGGCCACGGCGTCCCGGCCGGGTACACGCCGGTGCGGCCGCCGGGCTTCTGCTCGGTCGTCGACGGCCTCGGCAGCTGCCTCGACCCGGCTCGCTACCCGGGTCCGGTCGCCCCCCTGGGCTAG
- a CDS encoding RICIN domain-containing protein has product MPSRTRRPLLRILAFFAACLGLSFAGPAVEAATPFKVLAFYSGTYDAAHISFEKEANVWFPQQAAANGFTYTATNNWNQLTTITPGQYQVVMFLDDQPQSQAQFQGFQRYMQAGGAFYGFHVTAYNDSSTPSYADWFHNDFLGTGRFTSNTWGPTPETLKIENRTHPSTVNLPATIKSSTSEWYAWQNDLRQNPNISILASMDSSTFPIGTDPNQTWYSGYYPISWTNKSYKMIYSNFGHNAMNYDTNTALSSTFESADQNRFLLDGLKWLGGGGTTTPPPDGTIDPAAWYAVTNKASGKCVDAKAAGSTNGTVIQQYTCNGTTAQQYQFAPTSGGYDRIDNRTNPAEVIDVTNVATTDNAGLQLWSYSGGNNQQWQPVPEGGGYYHFVARHSGKCLTVPGASTADAVQLVQSACDGGAAQSFKVA; this is encoded by the coding sequence ATGCCGTCCAGAACCCGCCGCCCGCTGCTCCGGATATTGGCGTTCTTCGCCGCCTGCCTCGGGCTCAGCTTCGCCGGCCCGGCCGTGGAAGCCGCGACGCCGTTCAAGGTGCTCGCCTTCTACAGCGGCACCTACGACGCCGCGCACATCAGTTTCGAGAAGGAGGCCAACGTCTGGTTCCCGCAGCAGGCGGCGGCCAACGGCTTCACCTACACCGCGACGAACAACTGGAACCAGCTCACGACCATCACCCCGGGCCAGTACCAGGTCGTCATGTTCCTCGACGACCAGCCGCAGTCGCAGGCGCAGTTCCAGGGCTTCCAGCGGTACATGCAGGCCGGCGGCGCGTTCTACGGCTTCCACGTCACCGCCTACAACGACAGCTCGACGCCGTCGTACGCCGACTGGTTCCACAACGACTTCCTCGGCACCGGGCGCTTCACGTCGAACACGTGGGGCCCGACGCCGGAGACGCTGAAGATCGAGAACCGCACGCACCCGTCGACGGTGAACCTGCCGGCGACCATCAAGTCCTCGACGTCCGAGTGGTACGCCTGGCAGAACGACCTGCGCCAGAACCCGAACATCAGCATCCTGGCGTCGATGGACTCGTCCACGTTCCCGATCGGCACCGACCCGAACCAGACCTGGTACAGCGGGTACTACCCGATCTCGTGGACGAACAAGAGCTACAAGATGATCTACTCGAACTTCGGCCACAACGCGATGAACTACGACACGAACACCGCGCTGTCCTCGACGTTCGAGAGCGCCGACCAGAACCGGTTCCTGCTCGACGGCCTGAAGTGGCTCGGCGGCGGTGGCACGACCACCCCGCCGCCGGACGGCACGATCGACCCGGCGGCCTGGTACGCGGTGACGAACAAGGCGTCCGGCAAGTGCGTCGACGCGAAGGCCGCGGGCAGCACCAACGGCACCGTGATCCAGCAGTACACCTGCAACGGGACCACCGCGCAGCAGTACCAGTTCGCCCCGACCAGCGGTGGCTACGACCGGATCGACAACCGCACCAACCCGGCCGAGGTCATCGACGTCACGAACGTGGCGACGACGGACAACGCCGGCCTGCAGCTGTGGTCCTACAGCGGCGGGAACAACCAGCAGTGGCAGCCGGTGCCGGAGGGCGGCGGGTACTACCACTTCGTCGCCCGCCACAGCGGCAAGTGCCTGACCGTGCCGGGCGCGTCCACCGCGGACGCCGTCCAGCTGGTCCAGTCGGCCTGTGACGGCGGCGCCGCGCAGTCGTTCAAGGTCGCCTAG
- a CDS encoding glycoside hydrolase family 3 N-terminal domain-containing protein, translating into MGLGRRLGIGALAVGLLLASETTALAGNGPAYKDSRRPVKVRVADLMSRMSLDDKLGQMMQAERLGVKSPEDVTTGRLGSLLSGGSSQPTPNTPVSWADMYDGFQKAALATPLGIPLIYGVDAVHGHNGLYGATVFPHNIGLGATRDPRLVEKIGRATAEEVSGTGIDWDFAPCLCVARNDRWGRTYESFGEVPQLATEMTSIITGLQGTRLDRPGSVLATAKHYVGDGGTTGGVNEGNTEISEQELRAIHLPPFKAAVQRGVGSVMISYSSWNSVKMHAGSYLINDVLKKELGFSGIVVSDYNGVDKIDGKSGFTPEEVEASINAGIDMVMVPFEWQKFIDTLRTLVQDGRVPMSRIDDANKRILTKKFELGLFEHPLTDRRFLGTIGSEQHRDLARQAVRESQVLLKNEGGVLPLAKRHEKIFVAGKSADDIGNQSGGWTVGWQGTSGPVIPGTTILQGIESKSSAVTYAKDGTGIDGSYDVAVAVIGETPYAEGKGDRPQGMGLDETDLATLRKLKDSGVPTVAVLVSGRPLDIAAQLPDWAGLVESWLPGSEGQGVADVLFGDYNPTGKLPVTWMRSADQQPINVGDGKPALFPFGFGLRYLHRPW; encoded by the coding sequence ATGGGCCTCGGACGCAGGCTGGGGATCGGCGCGCTCGCCGTCGGGCTGCTGCTGGCTTCGGAAACCACCGCTCTCGCCGGGAACGGCCCGGCGTACAAGGATTCCCGGCGACCGGTGAAGGTCCGCGTCGCCGATCTGATGTCCCGGATGAGCCTCGACGACAAGCTCGGCCAGATGATGCAGGCCGAACGCCTCGGGGTCAAAAGCCCCGAGGACGTCACCACCGGCCGGCTCGGTTCGCTGCTCTCCGGGGGCAGCTCGCAGCCGACGCCGAACACGCCCGTCAGCTGGGCCGACATGTACGACGGCTTCCAGAAAGCCGCGCTCGCCACGCCGCTGGGCATCCCGCTGATCTACGGCGTCGACGCCGTCCACGGCCACAACGGCCTCTACGGCGCCACCGTCTTCCCGCACAACATCGGCCTCGGCGCGACGCGCGATCCGCGGCTGGTCGAGAAGATCGGCCGCGCCACCGCGGAAGAGGTGTCCGGCACCGGCATCGACTGGGACTTCGCGCCCTGCCTGTGCGTCGCCCGCAACGACCGCTGGGGCCGCACCTACGAGTCCTTCGGCGAGGTCCCGCAGCTGGCCACCGAGATGACGTCGATCATCACCGGCCTGCAGGGCACGCGCCTGGACCGGCCGGGTTCGGTACTGGCCACCGCCAAGCACTACGTCGGCGACGGCGGCACCACCGGCGGCGTCAACGAAGGCAACACCGAGATCAGCGAACAAGAGCTGCGCGCGATCCACCTGCCGCCGTTCAAGGCCGCGGTGCAGCGCGGGGTCGGCTCGGTGATGATCTCCTACAGCAGCTGGAACAGCGTCAAGATGCACGCCGGCTCGTACCTGATCAACGACGTCCTGAAGAAGGAGCTCGGCTTCTCGGGCATCGTCGTTTCGGACTACAACGGCGTCGACAAGATCGACGGCAAGAGCGGGTTCACCCCCGAAGAGGTCGAGGCCTCGATCAACGCCGGCATCGACATGGTGATGGTGCCCTTCGAGTGGCAGAAGTTCATCGACACGCTGCGCACCCTCGTCCAGGACGGGCGCGTGCCGATGTCCCGGATCGACGACGCGAACAAGCGCATCCTCACCAAGAAGTTCGAGCTCGGCCTGTTCGAGCACCCGCTGACCGACCGGCGCTTCCTGGGCACCATCGGCAGCGAGCAGCACCGCGACCTCGCCCGCCAGGCGGTCCGGGAATCCCAGGTGCTGCTCAAGAACGAGGGCGGTGTGCTGCCGCTGGCCAAGCGGCACGAGAAGATCTTCGTGGCCGGCAAGAGCGCCGACGACATCGGCAACCAGTCCGGCGGCTGGACGGTCGGCTGGCAGGGGACCAGCGGCCCGGTCATCCCCGGCACCACGATCCTGCAGGGCATCGAGAGCAAGTCCTCGGCGGTGACCTACGCCAAGGACGGCACCGGCATCGACGGCAGCTACGACGTTGCCGTCGCGGTGATCGGCGAAACGCCCTACGCCGAAGGCAAGGGCGACCGTCCACAAGGGATGGGACTGGACGAGACCGATCTCGCCACGCTGCGCAAGCTCAAGGACTCCGGCGTGCCGACGGTGGCCGTGCTCGTGTCCGGGCGCCCGCTCGACATCGCTGCGCAGCTGCCGGACTGGGCCGGGCTCGTCGAGTCGTGGCTGCCGGGCAGCGAAGGACAAGGCGTCGCCGACGTGCTCTTCGGCGACTACAACCCGACCGGCAAGCTCCCGGTGACCTGGATGCGCAGCGCCGACCAGCAGCCGATCAACGTCGGTGACGGCAAGCCCGCGCTGTTCCCCTTCGGCTTCGGGCTGCGCTACCTGCACCGCCCCTGGTGA
- a CDS encoding DinB family protein, with the protein MTRETDELLALLAEVRKRLLIPVRDLSDADAARRTTVSTLTLGGLIRHLATGERLWLEILRKGDGELPEGMLDTAQYSMSETLSYWLKEYATATAETDAYVASLPSLDVEVQLPTTPWSPPEPQFWSARRIVLHLIHETAQHAGHADILRESLDGANSTAQLA; encoded by the coding sequence ATGACACGCGAAACCGACGAACTGCTCGCCCTCCTCGCCGAGGTCCGCAAGCGCTTGCTGATCCCGGTCCGGGACCTCTCGGACGCCGACGCGGCCCGCCGCACCACGGTCAGCACCCTCACCCTCGGTGGCTTGATCCGCCACCTGGCGACGGGCGAACGCCTCTGGCTCGAGATCCTGCGCAAGGGCGACGGCGAGCTGCCGGAGGGGATGCTGGACACGGCGCAGTACTCGATGAGCGAAACGCTGTCGTACTGGCTGAAGGAGTACGCGACGGCCACCGCGGAGACCGACGCGTACGTGGCTTCCCTGCCGTCGTTGGACGTCGAGGTGCAGTTGCCGACGACGCCGTGGTCCCCGCCGGAGCCCCAGTTCTGGTCGGCACGGCGGATCGTCCTGCATCTCATCCACGAGACGGCCCAGCACGCGGGTCACGCCGACATCCTGCGGGAGTCCCTGGACGGCGCGAACTCCACGGCCCAGCTGGCGTGA
- a CDS encoding AraC family transcriptional regulator, producing the protein MPETRHRRPEGRTPEGKGWLPHGFHLGTHRHADGQLVYAAAGAFATTTERGTWVAPANRVAWTPPGFDHSHRCYGRTDFRLVVIPADLCGELAGHPNVFAVSPLLREVILALTDPRESRPGAHRRLRAVVLDELAGPPELALHLPEPRDDRLRAVTGLLHADPARTTTLAELGRTAGASERTLSRLFQAELGMGFLRWRTILRIHHALVHLTEGRSVTATATACGWSNPSSFIDAFTEVVGQTPGRYQAGLDRRR; encoded by the coding sequence ATGCCGGAAACCCGCCACCGCAGGCCCGAAGGCCGCACCCCCGAGGGGAAGGGCTGGCTGCCGCACGGCTTCCACCTCGGCACCCACCGCCACGCCGACGGCCAGCTCGTGTACGCGGCCGCCGGCGCCTTCGCCACGACGACCGAACGCGGGACCTGGGTCGCCCCGGCCAACCGCGTCGCGTGGACACCGCCGGGGTTCGACCACTCCCACCGCTGCTACGGCCGGACCGACTTCCGGCTCGTCGTCATCCCGGCCGACCTGTGCGGCGAGCTCGCCGGGCACCCCAACGTGTTCGCCGTGAGCCCGCTCCTGCGCGAGGTCATCCTGGCGCTCACCGACCCGCGGGAAAGCCGCCCCGGCGCGCACCGGCGGCTGCGCGCGGTGGTGCTCGACGAGCTCGCCGGGCCGCCCGAGCTGGCCCTGCACCTGCCGGAACCGCGGGACGACCGGCTGCGCGCGGTCACGGGTCTCCTGCACGCCGATCCCGCGCGAACCACGACGCTGGCCGAACTGGGCCGGACGGCCGGGGCGAGCGAACGCACCCTCAGCCGCCTGTTCCAGGCCGAGCTCGGGATGGGCTTTCTCCGCTGGCGCACCATCCTGCGCATCCACCACGCCCTGGTCCACCTCACCGAAGGCCGGTCGGTCACCGCCACCGCGACGGCGTGCGGCTGGTCCAACCCGTCGAGCTTCATCGACGCCTTCACCGAGGTCGTCGGCCAGACGCCGGGCCGCTACCAGGCCGGGCTGGACCGGCGGCGCTAG
- a CDS encoding FAD-dependent monooxygenase has translation MTEHTTVVVIGAGVAGLTLGNLLLRSGIGCVVLEKHSREYVGRRQRAGTIDSRGVRMFREWGLEEVFANDALPDVEAGFFLDGEELSIDFAGDESVFCPQQVLVRNLTDVFLRAGGDLRFEADDITSPAATAIAGSAGRPSPTASSPGTPANTATPG, from the coding sequence ATGACTGAACACACCACCGTCGTCGTCATCGGAGCCGGGGTCGCCGGGCTCACCCTCGGGAACCTCCTGCTGCGCAGCGGGATCGGCTGCGTCGTCCTGGAAAAGCACAGCCGCGAGTACGTCGGGCGGCGGCAGCGAGCCGGGACCATCGACAGCCGCGGCGTGCGCATGTTCCGCGAGTGGGGCCTCGAGGAGGTCTTCGCGAACGACGCCTTGCCGGACGTCGAGGCCGGCTTCTTCCTCGACGGCGAGGAACTCTCGATCGACTTCGCCGGGGACGAAAGCGTTTTCTGCCCCCAGCAGGTCCTCGTCCGGAATCTCACGGACGTCTTCCTGCGCGCGGGCGGGGATCTCCGGTTCGAAGCCGACGACATCACATCGCCGGCTGCGACGGCGATCGCGGGATCAGCCGGACGGCCTTCCCCGACGGCGTCCTCACCCGGTACTCCCGCGAATACGGCTACGCCTGGCTGA
- a CDS encoding FAD-dependent monooxygenase, with the protein MSRTAFPDGVLTRYSREYGYAWLSVLAEVAAAPSGMAIHARGLAGMIPRGAHASRVHLQCPPGDELAHWPDERVWSELSARFGRPVTPGRIAEKRLVPLRNVVHSPMHHGPLYLLGDAAHIVPPMSAKGIHLALFDAEVFANAVVRRAQEDDPSLLGGYSETCLRHVWNYQAFAAWLTDVMHDAGDPSYAGEFRKRTARAELERQFTSPAAGRLFAEFLAGVS; encoded by the coding sequence ATCAGCCGGACGGCCTTCCCCGACGGCGTCCTCACCCGGTACTCCCGCGAATACGGCTACGCCTGGCTGAGCGTCCTGGCCGAAGTGGCCGCCGCCCCGTCCGGCATGGCGATCCACGCCCGCGGCCTGGCGGGGATGATCCCCCGCGGCGCGCACGCCAGCCGCGTCCACCTCCAGTGCCCGCCCGGCGACGAACTCGCGCACTGGCCGGACGAGCGCGTCTGGAGCGAGCTGAGCGCCCGCTTCGGCCGGCCGGTCACGCCCGGCCGGATCGCCGAGAAGAGGCTGGTGCCCCTGCGCAACGTGGTCCACAGCCCGATGCACCACGGCCCGCTGTACCTGCTCGGCGACGCGGCCCACATCGTCCCGCCGATGAGCGCCAAGGGAATCCACCTCGCGCTCTTCGACGCCGAGGTCTTCGCGAACGCCGTCGTCCGCCGGGCGCAGGAGGACGACCCGAGCCTGCTCGGCGGCTATTCGGAGACGTGCCTGCGCCACGTCTGGAACTACCAGGCCTTCGCGGCGTGGCTCACCGACGTCATGCACGACGCCGGAGATCCCTCCTACGCGGGGGAATTCCGCAAGCGGACCGCCCGCGCGGAGCTGGAGCGCCAGTTCACTTCCCCCGCCGCGGGCCGCCTCTTCGCCGAGTTCCTCGCCGGCGTGAGTTAG
- a CDS encoding YbaB/EbfC family nucleoid-associated protein yields MITTRQLIAQARAREAAMSQVDELMAAASGTAHDVDGQVEATVDARGKLLRLWLAPSAVNLGEQLAPRVVEVARAAMREATQDAYNRVALLLGEDMTYMIEQMTGMPAPARAEDDDPGMTVEEFQRLRAERLGAAPSDAAPSAPAASNVEDEDAYWESFDPASLRSDR; encoded by the coding sequence GTGATCACGACCCGCCAGCTGATCGCCCAGGCCCGGGCGCGCGAAGCGGCGATGTCCCAAGTGGACGAACTGATGGCCGCCGCTTCCGGGACCGCCCACGACGTCGACGGCCAGGTCGAGGCGACGGTCGACGCGCGCGGGAAGCTGCTTCGGTTGTGGCTGGCGCCTTCCGCGGTGAACCTGGGCGAGCAGCTGGCGCCGCGGGTGGTGGAGGTCGCGCGGGCCGCCATGCGCGAGGCGACCCAGGACGCCTACAACCGGGTCGCTTTGCTGCTGGGCGAAGACATGACGTACATGATCGAGCAGATGACGGGCATGCCCGCGCCGGCCCGGGCCGAGGACGACGACCCGGGCATGACGGTGGAGGAGTTCCAGCGCCTGCGGGCCGAGCGCCTCGGCGCGGCACCTTCGGATGCGGCTCCGTCTGCTCCGGCGGCTTCGAACGTCGAGGACGAGGACGCGTATTGGGAGTCCTTCGACCCGGCTTCCCTGCGCTCGGACCGCTAA
- a CDS encoding YbaB/EbfC family DNA-binding protein, translated as MADFDIDLAAARIAEQADRAEADASARFARSGPVVGKASSPDGTIEVQVAPGGLLTGLTIHRSTLRHGSAVLADQILELAQRATRRAGDKMYHALAPVVDASQLEVLGYEPIPDDDPDAETYTYGR; from the coding sequence GTGGCTGACTTCGACATCGACCTGGCGGCCGCGCGGATCGCCGAGCAGGCGGACCGCGCGGAGGCCGACGCTTCGGCGCGCTTCGCCCGCTCGGGCCCGGTGGTGGGCAAGGCGTCGTCCCCGGACGGCACCATCGAGGTCCAGGTGGCCCCCGGCGGGCTGCTGACCGGGCTGACGATCCACCGCTCGACGCTGCGGCACGGCTCGGCGGTGCTCGCCGACCAGATCCTCGAGCTGGCCCAGCGCGCGACCCGCCGCGCGGGCGACAAGATGTACCACGCGCTGGCGCCGGTGGTGGACGCGTCGCAGCTGGAAGTGCTGGGCTACGAGCCGATCCCGGACGACGACCCGGACGCCGAGACCTACACGTACGGGAGATGA
- a CDS encoding C40 family peptidase produces the protein MTEHHADQLVRHGLDTTNQFADKVRHDPAAIGGARDAHHALQTSVGRTRDVAGEQRVNLASASSGSTTDRATATSQSLEKEVQDLLDESAEIEKAVTEAAEALHVGEIKNDQVRDQIIKEISASMKALAAVKSIQPPESRAAASRDVLMKLQTKISQLTGQAATFSEQTITQLTDIGTRLGGGEQTTSSSSASSTKVGSSFNSDSGYSGGGSDGGGGGGGGGGGGAVHKPRLPVAIPPQPGSGVAINLPGGKQVMAPNETAAKAVRNALSQLGVPYVWGGTARGQGLDCSGLTMTSYQDAGLQLPRTAAQQTVGAEVPSIDQLLPGDLVVWSGHVAMVIGDGQMVEAGDPVQISKIRTTNAGQSFIGFYRPTG, from the coding sequence GTGACCGAGCACCACGCCGACCAGCTCGTCCGGCACGGCCTGGACACCACGAACCAGTTCGCCGACAAGGTGCGCCACGACCCGGCCGCGATCGGCGGCGCGCGGGACGCGCACCACGCCCTGCAGACGTCGGTGGGCCGCACCCGCGACGTCGCGGGCGAGCAGCGCGTCAACCTGGCCTCGGCCAGCTCGGGTTCGACGACCGACCGGGCGACCGCGACGTCGCAGAGCCTCGAAAAAGAGGTCCAGGACCTCCTGGACGAGAGCGCCGAGATCGAGAAGGCCGTCACCGAGGCCGCCGAGGCGCTGCACGTCGGCGAGATCAAGAACGACCAGGTCCGCGACCAGATCATCAAGGAGATCTCGGCGTCGATGAAGGCGCTGGCGGCGGTGAAGTCGATCCAGCCGCCGGAAAGCCGCGCCGCCGCGTCGCGCGACGTCCTGATGAAGCTGCAGACGAAGATCAGCCAGCTCACCGGACAGGCCGCGACCTTCAGCGAGCAGACGATCACCCAGCTGACCGACATCGGCACCCGGCTGGGCGGCGGCGAGCAGACGACGTCGTCGAGCAGCGCGTCGTCGACGAAGGTCGGGTCGTCGTTCAACAGCGACAGCGGCTACTCCGGCGGCGGCTCGGACGGCGGCGGTGGGGGAGGCGGCGGCGGTGGCGGCGGTGCCGTGCACAAGCCCCGGCTGCCGGTCGCGATCCCGCCGCAGCCCGGCTCCGGCGTCGCGATCAACCTCCCCGGCGGCAAGCAGGTCATGGCGCCGAACGAGACGGCGGCGAAGGCCGTGCGCAACGCCCTTTCGCAGCTCGGCGTGCCGTACGTCTGGGGCGGCACCGCGCGCGGCCAGGGCCTCGACTGCAGCGGGCTGACCATGACGTCGTACCAGGACGCGGGCCTGCAGCTGCCGCGGACGGCGGCGCAGCAGACGGTCGGCGCCGAGGTGCCTTCGATCGACCAGCTCCTGCCCGGCGACCTCGTCGTGTGGTCCGGCCACGTGGCGATGGTGATCGGCGACGGCCAGATGGTCGAGGCGGGGGATCCGGTGCAGATCAGCAAGATCCGCACCACGAACGCCGGGCAGTCGTTCATCGGGTTCTACCGGCCGACGGGGTGA